One window of Bos javanicus breed banteng chromosome 1, ARS-OSU_banteng_1.0, whole genome shotgun sequence genomic DNA carries:
- the PPM1L gene encoding protein phosphatase 1L isoform X3: MLEKLTVSYDEAGTTCLIALLSDKDLTVANVGDSRGVLCDKDGNAIPLSHDHKPYQLKERKRIKRAGGFISFNGSWRVQGILAMSRSLGDYPLKNLNVVIPDPDILTFDLDKLQPEFMILASDGLWDAFSNEEAVRFIKDRLDEPHFGAKSIVLQSFYRGCPDNITVMVVKFRNSSKTEEQ, from the exons GTACAACGTGTTTGATTGCTCTGCTATCAGATAAAGACCTCACTGTGGCCAACGTGGGTGACTCGCGTGGGGTCCTATGTGACAAGGATGGGAACGCCATTCCTTTGTCTCATGATCACAAACCCTACCAGctgaaggagaggaagaggataAAGAGAGCCG GTGGTTTTATCAGTTTCAATGGCTCCTGGAGGGTCCAGGGGATCCTGGCCATGTCTCGATCGCTGGGGGATTATCCACTGAAAAACCTCAATGTGGTCATCCCAGACCCAGATATCCTGACCTTTGACCTGGACAAGCTCCAGCCCGAGTTCATGATCTTGGCATCAGATGGCCTCTGGGATGCTTTCAGCAACGAGGAAGCTGTTCGATTCATCAAGGACCGCTTGGATGAACCTCACTTTGGGGCCAAGAGCATCGTTTTACAGTCCTTTTACAGAGGCTGCCCTGACAATATAACAGTCATGGTGGTGAAGTTCAGGAATAGCAGCAAAACAGAAGAGCAGTGA